Part of the Dehalococcoidia bacterium genome is shown below.
AATTGTCACGGGTACCGGTGCAGAAAAATATTGGAAGATTTATTTGAGTTAAATGTTCATTTTGCGCTAATGCTGGTCTTCCTGGTGCATGGAAGGGGTATGCGAAAAGTGCAAGGGCATCTATTTCTTCGTCTTCTGACGCTACATAAGAGGCTACCTTCCCTCCTAGGGAACGACCACCAATAATTGTTTTTAGTTGGTATTGGCGCGACCATCGAATTATGCTTCGCCACGTCTCCTTTAGCACCTTAGCGGAATCAGGGCTGCGTTTGTCAGCTTCTTGGTAAGGGAATTGAAAGCGAATTGAAGAAATACCTTGCAGGGTAAGAA
Proteins encoded:
- a CDS encoding dienelactone hydrolase family protein; the protein is MEKSSAISVKIDGVTALASIVGSSDSLFLYAPGSSSNVHDPFGAFLSQFLTLQGISSIRFQFPYQEADKRSPDSAKVLKETWRSIIRWSRQYQLKTIIGGRSLGGKVASYVASEDEEIDALALFAYPFHAPGRPALAQNEHLTQINLPIFFCTGTRDNFANADLVTKTLSSLTQASFHSLENADHGFSPGKAATETKEQLWSQGAIAFVKWLESYALN